GATGATGATTCTGATGCTGCTCTTGCTGCCTCCTCTGCTGGTTGGCCATGTTGAGGGACAGCACTAGCCAGTCCTCTATGAGGTTGCAGGTGATTGGGCTGTAGGAACCGTCAAGGGAGCACATGTGCTCCACGGGACAGGTGAGGCACGGCGCGTTTTCGACGCTGCTGGTGTCGATGGGCAGCTTGGTGGCGAAAAGCTTGTAGGTCCACCTGCCGTTTTCCAGCATCTTTTCCCGCCTTAT
The sequence above is drawn from the Nitrososphaera viennensis EN76 genome and encodes:
- a CDS encoding helix-turn-helix transcriptional regulator, with translation MKLNEAQIEDLTGKVFRTIVSNGKGGILQSELWKELDLTSRDGSRVAIRLERRALIRREKMLENGRWTYKLFATKLPIDTSSVENAPCLTCPVEHMCSLDGSYSPITCNLIEDWLVLSLNMANQQRRQQEQHQNHHQAPASETEEEDPAK